One window of Quercus robur chromosome 12, dhQueRobu3.1, whole genome shotgun sequence genomic DNA carries:
- the LOC126709776 gene encoding methanol O-anthraniloyltransferase-like isoform X1 has translation MSMPPSSPLVFSVRHCEPELIVPAEPTPYELKQLSDIDDQEGLRFQIPFIMFYSNSNPLMVHKDPMKVIKAALAKALVYYYPFAGRLREGRNRKLMVDCTGEGILFVEADADITLEQLGDTIQPPCPYIDELLRDVPGSNGIIGCPLLLIQVTRLTCGGFIFAVRLNHTISDSLGLVQFLNTVAEIARGSCVPSKQPVWQRHILNARDPPRITCIHHEYEMVNNNKSTTIIENSNMVHCSFFFGPKEMRSIRKHLPPQLQTCSTFETLSAFLWKCRTIALEFDPNDVVRLSCFINLRGKQRMKLQVPNGYYGNAFAFPTVLSKAELLCKNPLGYALELVKKTKAEMSEEYIRSVADLMVIKGRPPYITAGNFLVADTTQVGFSGIDFGWGKPVYGGPSGAIPFVSFYARFKNNKGEDGVVVPIRLPLPAMERFQLELLKITQEPVDQSYGIMPTKITSML, from the exons ATGTCTATGCCACCTTCTTCCCCTCTAGTATTCTCAGTGAGGCATTGCGAGCCGGAGTTAATTGTGCCTGCAGAACCAACACCTTATGAGTTAAAGCAACTATCAGACATAGATGACCAAGAAGGCCTTCGTTTTCAGATTCCATTTATAATGTTTTACTCAAACAGTAATCCATTGATGGTTCATAAAGACCCCATGAAAGTCATCAAAGCAGCTCTAGCTAAAGCACTAGTGTATTATTACCCTTTTGCAGGTAGGCTTAGGGAAGGACGTAACCGGAAACTTATGGTGGATTGCACCGGAGAAGGAATCTTGTTCGTTGAAGCTGATGCGGACATCACACTGGAGCAGCTTGGTGACACAATACAACCACCATGCCCATATATTGATGAGCTTCTTCGAGATGTTCCTGGCTCTAATGGTATAATTGGATGCCCTTTGCTACTCATTCAG GTGACCCGTTTGACATGCGGAGGATTCATCTTTGCGGTACGACTAAACCACACTATCAGTGATTCACTTGGATTGGTGCAATTCCTCAACACTGTTGCAGAGATTGCAAGGGGTTCATGTGTACCATCGAAACAACCGGTATGGCAAAGACATATCTTAAATGCACGAGACCCACCAAGAATTACTTGTATACATCACGAGTACGAGATGGTGAATAACAACAAAAGCACAACAATAATAGAGAACAGCAACATGGTCCattgctctttcttttttggtccaAAAGAGATGAGATCGATACGGAAGCATCTTCCGCCACAACTTCAGACATGCTCTACCTTTGAGACACTCTCTGCTTTTTTATGGAAATGCCGCACGATCGCGCTTGAGTTTGATCCAAATGATGTTGTTCGTTTATCATGCTTTATCAATTTGCGTGGTAAGCAACGCATGAAATTGCAAGTGCCTAATGGATATTATGGGAATGCATTTGCATTCCCGACTGTACTTTCCAAGGCTGAATTACTATGTAAAAATCCATTAGGATATGCACTAGAGTTGGTCAAAAAGACAAAGGCAGAAATGAGCGAAGAGTACATAAGGTCAGTGGCGGATCTTATGGTGATCAAAGGACGTCCTCCTTATATAACAGCTGGGAACTTTCTTGTTGCTGATACAACACAAGTTGGGTTTTCAGGGATCGATTTTGGGTGGGGGAAGCCAGTTTATGGGGGTCCTAGCGGGGCCATACCATTTGTTAGCTTCTATGCAAGGTTCAAAAACAACAAAGGTGAAGATGGGGTTGTAGTACCAATACGGTTGCCTCTCCCTGCAATGGAAAGGTTTCAACTAGAGTTGTTGAAGATAACTCAGGAGCCAGTTGATCAATCCTATGGCATAATGCCAACAAAAATTACGTCCATGCTCTAA